From one Catenuloplanes nepalensis genomic stretch:
- a CDS encoding TetR/AcrR family transcriptional regulator, which translates to MAPSDTRTQLLDVAERLFAERGYRGTSIRAVTDLAGANLAAVGYHFGSKADLLAAVARRAIAPITAAQSAGLDRLLARTPDPSVADLVEAFAGPMFDGMPAGDEGGARTSRLIVTILSDPAEETRAWPGPDEDAVRERFVAAFRRALPGLPPEELWFRMRGILAVTAVDRVDLYNRRPSDGPPPAADAARRWAITFLAAAVSAPPTGT; encoded by the coding sequence ATGGCGCCCTCCGACACCCGCACCCAACTGCTCGACGTGGCCGAACGGCTCTTCGCGGAGCGCGGCTACCGCGGCACCTCGATCCGCGCGGTCACCGATCTGGCCGGCGCGAACCTGGCCGCGGTCGGATACCACTTCGGCTCGAAGGCGGATCTGCTGGCCGCGGTCGCCCGCCGCGCGATCGCGCCGATCACCGCGGCGCAGTCCGCCGGGCTGGACCGGCTACTCGCCCGGACCCCGGACCCGTCGGTCGCCGACCTGGTGGAGGCGTTCGCGGGCCCGATGTTCGACGGGATGCCGGCCGGTGACGAGGGCGGTGCCCGTACCTCCCGGCTGATAGTCACGATCCTCAGCGACCCGGCCGAGGAGACACGCGCGTGGCCCGGCCCGGACGAGGACGCGGTCCGCGAACGCTTCGTGGCCGCGTTCCGCCGCGCGCTGCCCGGCCTGCCCCCGGAGGAGCTGTGGTTCCGGATGCGGGGGATTCTCGCCGTGACGGCCGTGGACCGCGTCGACCTCTACAACCGGCGCCCCTCGGACGGCCCGCCCCCCGCGGCGGATGCGGCCCGGCGCTGGGCGATCACGTTCCTGGCGGCCGCGGTGAGCGCGCCGCCGACCGGGACCTGA
- a CDS encoding GTPase domain-containing protein, with amino-acid sequence MTPHLAGTVQSLLDDTLAAYPRVATLRHQRHRWTEPLRVAVAGRAGTGKSTLVNALIGDRVAPVTPPGDTTTVWYQDGAGPRATAYPRDGEPFELPLTMTPDGPRTGQAEGDLVIHWPSRALRQMTLLDTPADGASLDDADAVLHLSPAARPADLEPLRTHQHSAVARATPIATVLVLSRADEVNGGRTDAFVTARQIARRHGRDPAVRDVCLRVHALGGLAAATARTLTDAEFETIAHLAALPRTDTDGALLSTDRYLRAGLPPDLLHRLGLPGVRLATVLARTGHDTRLTLAGELARRSGVTELRDTITRGLIARTEALKARATLLAIESVLDGQWTPRTDALRVRLGRILAEATEFREMRLVAALPELPVRFAAELEAEAHRLAGGDGTDIPSRLGLDEPTDAPAMRRHCDEALLRWQVLAEGGTADRRQRRAATIVVESCASILDRLGV; translated from the coding sequence ATGACCCCACACCTCGCGGGTACGGTCCAATCGCTGCTCGACGACACGCTGGCGGCCTATCCGCGGGTGGCGACGCTGCGGCATCAGCGGCACCGGTGGACCGAGCCGTTGCGGGTCGCGGTCGCGGGCCGGGCCGGGACCGGCAAGTCCACGCTGGTCAACGCGCTGATCGGGGACCGGGTCGCGCCGGTGACGCCGCCGGGCGACACCACCACGGTCTGGTACCAGGACGGTGCCGGGCCGCGCGCCACCGCGTACCCCCGGGATGGTGAGCCCTTCGAACTGCCGCTGACGATGACGCCGGACGGGCCGCGCACCGGCCAGGCCGAGGGCGACCTGGTGATCCACTGGCCGAGCCGGGCGCTGCGGCAGATGACGCTGCTGGACACGCCCGCGGACGGCGCGAGTCTGGACGACGCGGACGCGGTACTGCACCTGAGCCCGGCCGCCCGGCCCGCGGACCTGGAGCCGCTGCGCACGCACCAGCACAGCGCGGTCGCCCGGGCCACGCCGATCGCGACCGTGCTGGTGCTGTCCCGGGCCGACGAGGTCAACGGCGGGCGAACCGACGCGTTCGTCACCGCGCGGCAGATCGCCCGGCGGCACGGCCGCGACCCGGCCGTGCGCGACGTCTGCCTGCGCGTACACGCGCTCGGCGGGCTGGCCGCCGCGACCGCGCGGACGCTGACCGACGCGGAGTTCGAGACCATCGCGCATCTGGCCGCGCTGCCCCGCACGGACACCGACGGCGCACTACTGAGCACGGACCGCTACCTGCGGGCCGGGTTGCCGCCGGACCTGCTGCACCGGCTCGGGCTGCCCGGCGTCCGGCTGGCCACCGTGCTGGCCCGGACCGGGCACGACACCCGGCTCACGCTCGCCGGCGAGCTGGCCCGGCGCAGCGGCGTCACGGAGCTGCGGGACACCATCACCCGCGGCCTGATCGCGCGCACCGAGGCGCTGAAGGCCCGCGCCACGCTGCTGGCAATCGAGTCGGTGCTGGACGGTCAGTGGACGCCGCGCACCGACGCGCTGCGGGTGCGGCTCGGCCGGATCCTGGCCGAGGCGACCGAATTCCGGGAGATGCGCCTGGTCGCGGCGCTTCCGGAGCTGCCGGTGCGGTTCGCGGCCGAGCTGGAGGCGGAGGCGCACCGGCTGGCCGGCGGCGACGGCACCGACATCCCGTCCCGCCTCGGCCTGGACGAGCCGACCGACGCGCCCGCCATGCGCCGCCACTGTGACGAGGCACTGCTGCGCTGGCAGGTGCTCGCCGAGGGCGGCACCGCCGACCGCCGTCAGCGCCGCGCCGCCACCATCGTCGTGGAGAGCTGCGCCTCGATCCTGGACCGCCTGGGCGTCTGA
- a CDS encoding ketopantoate reductase family protein codes for MKLLVYGAGVVGTQFAVRMHEAGHDVSLLARGERLAALRRHGVRLAEGESPVVRQVPVPVVETPAGDYDLITVFVRAHQVAAILEPLATLHGDVLFLLNWAAGAAPLAAALGRDRVLLGFATGGGTMAGDVVRYRAPSLLTRAYPVPIGEPDGRATPRLDRIARAFRTAGFPARLEPRINARLRTHAAFAVPLGQAAHAAGGPAALAADPAAVRDMLHHMRRNLAALPAPPVPRAFDALRTLPDGLLVPVLRRFLRGTTAAHSGLADSSLTATAEYEVLAEQLRAR; via the coding sequence ATGAAGCTGCTCGTGTACGGCGCCGGCGTGGTCGGCACCCAGTTCGCCGTCCGGATGCACGAGGCCGGCCACGACGTCTCTCTCCTCGCCCGCGGGGAGCGCCTGGCCGCGCTGCGCCGGCACGGCGTCCGGCTCGCCGAGGGAGAAAGCCCGGTCGTCCGGCAGGTCCCGGTGCCGGTCGTGGAGACGCCGGCCGGCGACTACGACCTGATCACCGTCTTCGTCCGCGCCCACCAGGTGGCCGCGATCCTGGAGCCGCTCGCCACCCTCCACGGCGACGTGCTGTTCCTGCTCAACTGGGCGGCCGGCGCCGCGCCGCTGGCCGCGGCGCTCGGCCGCGACCGGGTGCTGCTCGGCTTCGCCACCGGTGGCGGCACGATGGCCGGCGACGTGGTCCGCTACCGCGCGCCGAGCCTGCTGACCCGCGCCTACCCGGTGCCGATCGGCGAGCCCGACGGCCGTGCCACTCCGCGACTGGACCGGATCGCGCGCGCCTTCCGCACCGCCGGGTTCCCCGCCCGGCTCGAGCCGCGGATCAACGCCCGGCTCCGGACGCACGCCGCGTTCGCGGTGCCGCTCGGGCAGGCCGCGCACGCCGCGGGCGGACCGGCCGCGCTGGCCGCCGACCCGGCCGCGGTCCGCGACATGCTTCACCACATGCGACGGAACCTGGCCGCGCTGCCCGCGCCGCCGGTCCCACGCGCGTTCGATGCGCTGCGGACGCTGCCGGACGGTTTGCTCGTGCCCGTGCTGCGGCGCTTCCTGCGCGGCACGACCGCCGCGCACAGCGGCCTCGCCGATTCCTCACTCACGGCGACGGCTGAATACGAGGTGCTGGCCGAGCAGCTGCGCGCCCGGTAG
- a CDS encoding UPF0158 family protein: MGTEDAVLDPSKIDLQEIAVALEDGSDHYERRWLIDPSTGELTLWSSDTGIDGHNPIDLDELDHLIPIDQMSSRVAYRDMADFAAALSDEREAAQLSRALDGPKPFRRFRNEIHQRLPHLVPVWNAFQQHRANGHAVEWLYDNNLIDEPTFDRYRADHPDPDVP, from the coding sequence GTGGGTACGGAGGACGCGGTGCTCGACCCCAGCAAGATCGACCTGCAGGAGATCGCCGTCGCGCTGGAGGACGGATCGGATCATTACGAGCGGCGGTGGCTCATCGACCCGAGCACCGGCGAGCTGACCCTCTGGTCGTCCGACACCGGCATCGACGGTCACAATCCGATCGACCTCGACGAACTCGATCACCTGATCCCGATCGACCAGATGTCCTCCCGCGTCGCCTACCGGGACATGGCCGACTTCGCCGCCGCGCTCAGCGACGAGCGCGAGGCCGCACAGCTGTCCCGCGCCCTGGACGGCCCCAAGCCCTTCCGCCGGTTCCGCAACGAGATCCACCAGCGCCTTCCGCACCTGGTCCCGGTCTGGAACGCGTTCCAGCAGCACCGCGCCAACGGCCACGCCGTCGAATGGCTCTACGACAACAACCTCATCGACGAGCCCACCTTCGACCGCTACCGCGCCGATCACCCCGACCCGGACGTCCCCTGA
- a CDS encoding Hsp70 family protein: MAYVLGIDIGGTHVTAAVGVLADGTWKRPTPVRLRGDSDEAPAVLHVDPEGALQVGDPAERGPVLRPGVVAREFAGRIGADAPVLLRGERWSPQTLTAIVARRVTDLVHDREGRPPARVVVAHPATFTAHHVSALRAALADVGLAAEPLPEPVLAAEGHAARGGTGARALAVLTIGGTGFEASVVTRTNPITYAVRATRTGAEQIGGADLDEALAHHAYDALRPEIGPLATDAERHLRILHDLRAESRYTREQLSHAGEAEIILPLHPGEIRLTVTRDQLATLLRPLLDHPAATLARAVAASGVPPHHLGGVLLAGGTAHTPLLAELCAAHLPGVTILPPGGATLVAEGAAAVAAQLAAGLHDAPPDTGRRGTAVWEPEPGQEPSVLPAPASDGRAHTPDAPPRPPVRISTPDLPGRRRTRRAQGMNASAAALVLAVGAFAPGIPIG, encoded by the coding sequence ATGGCGTACGTGCTCGGCATCGACATCGGCGGCACCCACGTCACCGCGGCCGTCGGCGTCCTCGCCGACGGCACCTGGAAGCGCCCCACCCCGGTCCGGCTGCGCGGCGACTCAGACGAGGCACCCGCGGTCCTGCACGTCGACCCGGAGGGCGCGCTGCAGGTCGGCGACCCGGCCGAACGCGGCCCGGTGCTGCGCCCCGGCGTCGTCGCCCGCGAGTTCGCCGGCCGGATCGGCGCGGACGCGCCCGTGCTGCTGCGCGGCGAACGCTGGTCACCGCAGACGCTCACCGCGATCGTCGCCCGCCGCGTCACCGACCTGGTCCACGACCGCGAGGGCCGGCCACCGGCCCGGGTCGTCGTGGCCCACCCGGCCACGTTCACCGCGCACCACGTCTCCGCGCTGCGCGCCGCGCTCGCCGACGTCGGCCTCGCCGCCGAACCGCTGCCCGAGCCGGTCCTGGCGGCGGAGGGGCACGCGGCCCGCGGCGGCACCGGCGCCCGCGCGCTCGCCGTGCTCACGATCGGCGGCACCGGGTTCGAGGCCTCGGTCGTCACCCGGACCAACCCGATCACGTACGCGGTGCGCGCCACCCGGACCGGCGCCGAGCAGATCGGCGGCGCCGACCTCGACGAGGCGCTCGCCCACCACGCCTACGACGCGCTGCGCCCCGAGATCGGCCCGCTCGCCACGGACGCCGAGCGCCACCTGCGGATCCTGCACGACCTGCGGGCCGAGAGCCGGTACACCCGCGAGCAGCTCAGCCACGCCGGCGAGGCCGAGATCATCCTGCCGCTGCACCCCGGCGAGATCCGGCTGACCGTCACCCGCGACCAGCTCGCCACGCTGTTGCGGCCGCTGCTCGACCACCCGGCCGCCACGCTGGCCCGGGCCGTCGCCGCGTCCGGCGTGCCACCGCACCACCTCGGCGGCGTCCTGCTCGCCGGCGGCACCGCGCACACGCCGCTGCTGGCCGAACTGTGCGCCGCGCACCTGCCCGGCGTCACCATCCTTCCGCCGGGCGGCGCCACGCTGGTCGCCGAGGGCGCGGCCGCGGTCGCGGCCCAGCTCGCGGCCGGGCTGCACGACGCGCCACCGGACACCGGCCGGCGCGGCACCGCGGTCTGGGAGCCCGAGCCCGGGCAGGAGCCGTCCGTGCTGCCCGCGCCCGCGTCCGACGGCCGGGCGCACACGCCGGACGCGCCGCCCCGGCCGCCCGTGCGGATCAGCACGCCGGATCTGCCCGGCCGCCGCCGCACCCGCAGGGCGCAGGGCATGAACGCGAGCGCGGCCGCTCTCGTACTCGCAGTCGGGGCTTTCGCGCCCGGCATCCCGATCGGTTGA
- a CDS encoding type II toxin-antitoxin system VapC family toxin → MIVLDSNVVSEFMRPAPDPLVVAWLRSNSSEGLHTTTITVAEIRYSIACLPQGRRKDDLQQAADEIFAAFPAQILPFDLAAANAYAEITANRKRLGRTISASDAQIAAICNSRPATLATRNIKDFTDTGIALLDPWQP, encoded by the coding sequence ATGATCGTCCTCGACAGCAACGTCGTCTCCGAGTTCATGCGTCCGGCACCGGATCCTCTTGTTGTCGCGTGGCTTCGATCGAACTCCAGCGAAGGCCTTCACACAACGACCATCACCGTCGCTGAAATTCGGTACAGCATCGCCTGCTTGCCTCAGGGACGACGAAAGGACGACCTCCAGCAGGCAGCGGACGAGATTTTCGCGGCCTTTCCGGCTCAGATCCTGCCGTTCGACCTGGCAGCCGCCAACGCATATGCCGAAATCACCGCCAACCGGAAACGGTTGGGCAGGACGATCAGCGCCTCCGATGCTCAGATCGCCGCGATCTGCAACTCCCGGCCGGCCACCCTGGCAACCCGAAACATCAAGGACTTCACCGACACGGGCATCGCGCTTCTCGATCCTTGGCAGCCCTGA
- a CDS encoding IniB N-terminal domain-containing protein encodes MTSTLHDFVLNLITDPQARSVFELDPETALHAAGLGDITPADVQDVVPLVVDYAAVPGLAGLALPTAAVEAEAGATVSATAVAQLQSVTAHLSAGTHASGDLGNTAAAAGLAIDHSGVSVGVGALSGLGLDVGAETLVEVPLGPDGDLSATLDADVAGTAISPVNEVAGTVYDVADGAGLGPTVTGVGSTVGDLDGTVAGLDGTVFGTLGLGLDTVGGTLHGVTGTVGGVTTGVTGITDGLTAGTGLDHTLTGVTSTVDGLTGVTGLHDVTSTVTGTVTGTLSGGAEQHHGPDLSGVTDILF; translated from the coding sequence ATGACTTCGACGCTGCACGACTTCGTACTGAACCTGATCACCGACCCGCAGGCGCGGTCGGTCTTCGAGCTGGACCCGGAGACGGCGCTGCACGCGGCCGGCCTGGGCGACATCACGCCGGCGGACGTGCAGGACGTCGTGCCGCTGGTCGTCGACTACGCGGCGGTGCCGGGCCTGGCCGGCCTGGCGCTGCCGACCGCGGCGGTGGAGGCGGAGGCCGGTGCCACCGTGTCCGCGACCGCGGTGGCACAGCTGCAGTCGGTGACCGCGCACCTGTCGGCCGGCACGCACGCCTCGGGCGACCTGGGCAACACGGCCGCGGCCGCGGGCCTGGCGATCGACCACAGCGGTGTCTCGGTCGGTGTCGGCGCGCTCTCCGGCCTGGGCCTCGACGTGGGTGCGGAGACGCTGGTGGAGGTGCCCCTCGGCCCGGACGGCGACCTGTCCGCGACGCTGGACGCGGACGTGGCCGGCACGGCGATCTCGCCGGTCAACGAGGTCGCGGGCACGGTCTACGACGTGGCGGACGGCGCGGGCCTCGGCCCGACCGTGACCGGCGTCGGCAGCACGGTCGGCGACCTCGACGGCACGGTCGCGGGTCTCGACGGCACCGTGTTCGGCACGCTCGGCCTGGGCCTGGACACCGTGGGCGGCACGCTGCACGGCGTGACCGGCACGGTCGGCGGCGTCACCACCGGCGTCACCGGGATCACCGACGGCCTGACTGCGGGCACCGGCCTGGACCACACGCTGACCGGCGTCACCTCGACCGTCGACGGCCTGACCGGCGTCACCGGCCTGCACGACGTCACCAGCACCGTCACCGGCACGGTCACGGGCACGCTGTCCGGCGGCGCCGAGCAGCACCACGGACCGGACCTGTCGGGCGTCACCGACATTCTGTTCTAA
- a CDS encoding dynamin family protein, which translates to MTIGSVAAPMWVDVLDASVRACLVHGRTDLAAGLRARRAQLLDPALWVVVLGEPGQGKSQLINALINAPVCPVGDAGTTGTPTVVRHAEQPGALLVHRTARTALTVAEAAPHIRGREALRAEIGVPRALLAGGLTLVDTPAATAGKGWPALLGGLGDHPPADTVVLASAATAELTVAELDLLRDAATAVPNVIVALTKTDLAADWRAVADRNRQRLAAAGLSVAVIPVSAVLRLQAARTGDAELNAESGFPELIGRLSRDVAGKPHALARTAAAQAARGALEQVAAPLRARLTSASAPSQAMARLNEAQRALDDVRRRQVRWQNTLNDDVADLVSNVEYDLRDRTRQILRKVDAAFETADPMTAWDEFAAWLDRELKEAAEANFGWLIAQCEWISHRVAAHFGEYGQDALPTWRMHVPDDLDRLVPHIEQPGVEKFTITQKALTGLRGSYGGILMVGLATSLAGMPLINPVSVGAGAILGGKTVHDESKTMLKRRQAAARTRTQRHVDDFFLLVSKEGKDTVRQAHRLLRDHFLDLTDRLQDAIVHSVRTAKLAADADVAETERRQREIELSLRELAALYRQAQQLQPALQTA; encoded by the coding sequence GTGACGATCGGCTCGGTGGCGGCGCCGATGTGGGTGGACGTCCTCGACGCGTCGGTCCGGGCCTGCCTGGTGCACGGCCGCACGGATCTCGCCGCGGGGCTGCGTGCCCGGCGGGCCCAGCTGCTCGACCCGGCGCTGTGGGTGGTCGTGCTCGGCGAGCCCGGCCAGGGCAAGAGCCAGCTGATCAACGCGCTGATCAACGCGCCGGTCTGCCCGGTCGGCGACGCCGGCACGACCGGCACCCCGACCGTGGTCCGGCACGCGGAACAGCCCGGCGCGCTGCTGGTGCACCGGACCGCCCGGACCGCGCTCACGGTCGCGGAGGCGGCGCCGCACATCCGCGGCCGCGAGGCGCTGCGCGCGGAGATCGGCGTGCCGCGCGCGCTGCTGGCCGGCGGCCTGACGCTGGTGGACACGCCCGCGGCCACCGCCGGGAAGGGCTGGCCGGCGCTGCTCGGCGGGCTCGGTGACCATCCGCCGGCCGACACCGTGGTGCTCGCGTCCGCCGCGACCGCGGAGCTGACCGTCGCGGAACTGGACCTGCTGCGCGACGCCGCGACGGCCGTGCCCAACGTGATCGTCGCGCTGACCAAGACCGATCTCGCCGCGGACTGGCGCGCGGTCGCGGACCGCAACCGGCAGCGGCTGGCCGCGGCCGGGCTGTCCGTCGCGGTGATCCCGGTGTCCGCGGTGCTGCGCCTGCAGGCCGCCCGCACCGGCGACGCGGAGCTGAACGCGGAGTCCGGCTTCCCCGAGCTGATCGGCCGGCTGAGCCGGGACGTGGCCGGCAAGCCGCACGCGCTCGCCCGGACCGCGGCCGCGCAGGCCGCCCGGGGCGCGCTGGAGCAGGTCGCGGCGCCGCTGCGGGCCCGGCTGACGTCCGCGTCCGCGCCGTCGCAGGCGATGGCCCGGCTCAACGAGGCGCAGCGCGCGCTGGACGACGTGCGCCGTCGGCAGGTCCGCTGGCAGAACACGCTCAACGACGACGTCGCGGACCTGGTGTCGAACGTGGAGTACGACCTGCGCGACCGGACCCGGCAGATCCTCCGCAAGGTCGACGCTGCGTTCGAGACCGCGGACCCGATGACCGCGTGGGACGAGTTCGCGGCGTGGCTGGACCGGGAGCTGAAGGAGGCCGCGGAGGCGAACTTCGGCTGGCTGATCGCGCAGTGCGAGTGGATCTCGCACCGGGTCGCGGCGCACTTCGGCGAGTACGGCCAGGACGCGCTGCCGACCTGGCGCATGCACGTGCCGGACGACCTGGACCGGCTGGTGCCGCACATCGAGCAGCCCGGCGTGGAGAAGTTCACCATCACGCAGAAGGCGCTGACCGGGCTGCGCGGCTCGTACGGCGGGATCCTGATGGTCGGCCTGGCGACCAGCCTCGCGGGCATGCCGCTGATCAACCCGGTGTCGGTCGGTGCCGGCGCGATCCTGGGCGGCAAGACCGTGCACGACGAGAGCAAGACGATGCTCAAGCGGCGGCAGGCCGCGGCCCGGACCCGCACCCAGCGGCACGTCGACGACTTCTTCCTGCTGGTCAGCAAGGAGGGCAAGGACACGGTCCGGCAGGCGCACCGGCTGCTGCGCGACCACTTCCTGGACTTGACGGACCGGTTGCAGGACGCGATCGTGCACTCCGTGCGCACCGCGAAACTCGCCGCCGACGCGGACGTGGCCGAGACCGAGCGCCGCCAGCGCGAGATCGAGCTCAGTCTCCGCGAGCTGGCCGCCCTCTACCGCCAGGCCCAACAGCTGCAGCCCGCCCTGCAAACCGCATGA
- a CDS encoding ricin-type beta-trefoil lectin domain protein gives MKRKLSALLSLVLGGSLLATLPAPASAAAGLDLAAGQVDAMRRDLRIDGAQLAARLVTEAAAPPIEHRLRSTLGRDYAGTWIAADGRTVMAGITDPARAATVRAAGATPAVVARSLATLESLAATLSRHTSAAGTGVHSWYVDPVTNTVTITAASGAVAAAFARTAGLPPDAVTSVRGNAFRPVYDIRGGDQYVINNSVLCSVGFAVAGGFVTAGHCGGVGATTAGSGVAQGTFRGSSFPGDDLAWVQTNANWVSQPWVNNYGGGVATVAGSTEAAVGASVCRSGRTTGWRCGTITGRNVTVNYSGQLVYGLVSSSACAQPGDSGGSFLSGNQAQGVTSGAGGDCASGGTTIYQPVNEILSRYGLSLTTTGGSGSRLIGLANKCIDVPNSNAVDGQFLQLWTCNGTGAQNWTWPGDGTVRALGLCMDVAWGSTANGAVIQLAGCSGNPAQQWVLSGAGDLVNPQANKCVDVVDWNSNDGARLILFDCHGGANQKWRRG, from the coding sequence ATGAAACGGAAGCTGAGTGCGCTCCTGAGCCTTGTCCTCGGCGGCAGCCTGCTCGCCACCCTGCCCGCACCGGCGTCGGCCGCCGCCGGTCTCGATCTCGCGGCCGGGCAGGTCGACGCGATGCGACGGGACCTGCGGATCGACGGCGCGCAACTGGCCGCGCGCCTGGTCACCGAGGCCGCGGCGCCACCGATCGAGCACCGCCTGCGGAGCACGCTGGGCCGTGACTACGCGGGCACATGGATCGCGGCGGACGGTCGAACCGTGATGGCCGGCATCACCGACCCGGCGCGCGCCGCGACCGTCCGCGCGGCCGGGGCCACGCCGGCGGTCGTCGCGCGCAGCCTCGCCACACTGGAATCGCTGGCCGCGACGCTTTCCCGGCACACCTCCGCCGCCGGGACCGGCGTCCACTCCTGGTACGTCGACCCGGTCACGAACACGGTCACGATCACGGCGGCGTCCGGCGCCGTGGCCGCCGCGTTCGCCCGCACCGCAGGCCTGCCGCCGGACGCGGTCACGTCGGTGCGCGGGAACGCGTTCAGGCCGGTCTACGACATCCGCGGCGGCGACCAGTACGTGATCAACAACAGCGTGCTCTGCTCGGTCGGGTTCGCGGTCGCCGGTGGGTTCGTCACCGCCGGTCACTGCGGCGGCGTCGGCGCGACCACCGCCGGCAGCGGCGTCGCGCAGGGCACGTTCCGCGGCTCGTCGTTCCCCGGTGACGACCTGGCCTGGGTGCAGACGAACGCGAACTGGGTGTCCCAGCCGTGGGTGAACAACTACGGCGGTGGCGTGGCCACGGTCGCCGGCTCCACCGAGGCCGCGGTCGGCGCGTCCGTCTGCCGCTCCGGCCGGACCACCGGCTGGCGCTGCGGCACGATCACCGGCAGGAACGTCACGGTCAACTACTCCGGCCAGCTCGTCTACGGCCTCGTCTCCAGCAGCGCGTGCGCCCAGCCCGGCGACTCCGGCGGCTCGTTCCTGTCCGGCAACCAGGCGCAGGGCGTCACGTCCGGTGCCGGCGGCGACTGCGCCTCCGGCGGCACCACGATCTACCAGCCGGTCAACGAGATCCTGTCCCGCTACGGCCTGTCACTGACCACCACCGGCGGCTCCGGCAGCCGCTTGATCGGGCTGGCCAACAAGTGCATCGACGTGCCGAACTCCAACGCGGTCGACGGGCAGTTCCTGCAGCTGTGGACCTGCAACGGCACGGGCGCACAGAACTGGACCTGGCCCGGCGACGGTACGGTGCGCGCGCTCGGCCTGTGCATGGACGTCGCGTGGGGCTCGACCGCCAACGGCGCGGTCATCCAGCTCGCCGGCTGCAGCGGCAACCCCGCTCAGCAATGGGTGCTCAGCGGCGCCGGCGACCTGGTCAACCCCCAGGCCAACAAGTGCGTCGACGTCGTCGACTGGAACAGCAACGACGGCGCCCGCCTCATCCTCTTCGACTGCCACGGCGGCGCCAACCAGAAGTGGCGCCGCGGCTGA
- a CDS encoding FitA-like ribbon-helix-helix domain-containing protein, with amino-acid sequence MAALSIRDLDDSVKDRLRLRAARHGRSMEAEVRAILTAAVADEPPTELFSALLQRFSQLGGVDDLELPARSDQTREVNLPE; translated from the coding sequence ATGGCAGCGCTCAGTATTCGAGACCTCGATGACTCGGTGAAGGACCGCCTCCGGCTCCGCGCCGCACGGCACGGTCGTTCGATGGAGGCGGAGGTTCGGGCGATTCTGACCGCCGCAGTCGCCGATGAACCGCCGACGGAACTCTTCAGCGCTCTCCTGCAGCGCTTCTCCCAACTCGGCGGAGTCGATGATCTCGAGCTCCCGGCTCGCTCCGACCAGACACGCGAAGTGAACCTGCCCGAATGA
- a CDS encoding Hsp20/alpha crystallin family protein yields the protein MQVDVDGRVLTIRAERSPRTDADVQWLRRERATGTFERRLTLGDGLDLDRIAATWQDGVLTLTIPVAETAKPRRIEINTGGQVIESTKTAAITRS from the coding sequence GTGCAGGTGGACGTGGACGGGCGCGTGCTGACCATCCGCGCCGAGCGGTCGCCGCGCACCGACGCGGACGTGCAGTGGCTCCGCCGCGAGCGCGCCACCGGCACGTTCGAGCGCCGGCTCACGCTCGGCGACGGCCTCGACCTGGACCGCATCGCCGCGACCTGGCAGGACGGCGTGCTGACGCTGACCATCCCGGTCGCGGAGACGGCCAAGCCGCGCCGCATCGAGATCAACACCGGCGGCCAGGTGATCGAGAGCACGAAGACCGCCGCCATCACGCGGTCCTGA